One part of the Eublepharis macularius isolate TG4126 chromosome 16, MPM_Emac_v1.0, whole genome shotgun sequence genome encodes these proteins:
- the LOC129344073 gene encoding C-factor-like isoform X2 codes for MDMLKARSVLVTGSNRGIGLELVRQLSEQNEHPEWIFATCRDPEGSRAQDLKDLAAKHQEVKIIPLEVTDPSSIQAAAARVTEHLQGAGLNLLINNAGIVRSSTLESEMPEKMSEVYKNNVIGPMMVSQAFLPLLRRASQESPQKGMSCSKAAIVNMSSGAGSITDLLGWDFGQVINYRCSKTALNMLTRCQSLGYAGDEILCIALNPGWVKTDMGSMMAPMTVEANVQAILNTFGHLSEKENGVFLNWKGMILPW; via the exons ATGGATATGCTGAAGGCACGCAGTGTCCTGGTGACTGGATCCAACCGGGGGATTGGCCTGGAGCTTGTCAGGCAGCTGTCTGAGCAAAATGAACATCCAGAATGGATCTTTGCCACCTGCCGTGACCCAGAGGGATCCCGTGCCCAG GACTTGAAGGATTTGGCCGCCAAGCATCAGGAAGTCAAGATCATCCCCCTGG AAGTTACTGATCCATCCAGCATCCAGGCTGCTGCAGCCAGAGTCACGgagcacctgcaaggagccgggCTGAATCTCCTGATCAACAATGCCGGGATTGTAAGGTCCAGCACTCTGGAATCCGAGATGCCAGAGAAAATGTCCGAGGTGTACAAAAACAACGTGATTGGGCCCATGATGGTGAGCCAG GCATTCTTGCCCTTGCTGAGGAGGGCATCTCAGGAAAGCCCCCAGAAAGGGATGAGCTGCAGCAAAGCCGCTATTGTCAACATGTCCAGTGGCGCTGGCTCCATCACTGATCTCCTTGGATGGGATTTTGGACAAGTCATTAATTACCGCTGCAGCAAG ACAGCTCTAAATATGCTCACTCGGTGCCAGTCCCTGGGATATGCCGGAGATGAGATCTTGTGCATTGCATTGAACCCTGGATGGGTGAAGACAGACATGGGAAGCATGATG GCCCCAATGACAGTGGAAGCCAATGTGCAAGCGATTCTGAACACCTTCGGCCATCTCTCCGAGAAAGAAAACGGGGTTTTTTTGAACTGGAAGGGGATGATTCTTCCTTGGTGA
- the LOC129344072 gene encoding uncharacterized protein LOC129344072 produces the protein MVGVLGVVVVTVADSVVGMDPIVALIGQLMFTLLACQTQLLLAYRRYSAQRRRAAARILFQDSVSTVAWTRSRIRRRQRFQHWFLLAQMEEPRQHWVYPRSTDWWENIVLVHWDDRRWMRRFRMSKRTFIDLVEALRPRLQRQNTSLRSAISVERRVAVAIWWLASGTSYQVASDLFGIGKSTVASAVVEFCLAVEVELLSKTVSFGRAIGQIMDGFRRMGFPHCVGAIDGTHIPICAPGGRPDQYGNRKNYSSILLQGTVDHRGRFVDAEVGWSGKNHDAFVFAHSAFCVAMDSGSLIPGNPFMVVDGVRIPPVVIADGAYPMRRWLMKPYGRTATTQAQKMFDTRLSRARNVVECCFGRLKARWRCLSHRLQVREHNVIAVVTACVVLHNLCESRGHPITGRGAAPETILVSHGEGQELTTHHRHLAEGKVVRDALAKYMGLDSTS, from the exons ATGGTTGGTGTGCTTGGTGTCGTTGTGGTTACTGTTGCCGATTCGGTTGTGGGTATGGATCCTATAGTCGCCCTCATCGGACAGCTGATGTTTACGTTGCTGGCTTGCCAGACGCAGCTGCTTCTTGCTTACCGGCGCTATTCAGCCCAACGccgcagagctgcagccaggatTCTGTTCCAGGATTCAGTCTCCACCGTCGCCTGGACGCGCTCCAGAATACGGCGCCGGCAGCGCTTCCAACATTGGTTCCTGCTTGCGCAGATGGAGGAGCCACGGCAGCACTGGGTATACCCGAGAAGCACCGACTGGTGGGAGAATATCGTGTTGGTGCACTGGGATGACCGTCGGTGGATGCGCCGCTTCCGGATGTCCAAGAGGACCTTCATCGACTTGGTGGAAGCCCTGCGTCCAAGGCTGCAGCGTCAAAACACCTCCCTTCGCTCTGCAATATCGGTGGAGAGACGAGTCGCGGTTGCAATTTGGTGGCTGGCCAGCGGAACAAGCTACCAGGTGGCGAGCGATCTGTTCGGGATTGGGAAGTCAACGGTAGCCTCCGCGGTGGTCGAGTTCTGCCTCGCGGTCGAGGTGGAACTTCTATCGAAGACTGTCTCCTTCGGAAGAGCGATTGGACAg atAATGGACGGTTTCCGTAGAATGGGTTTCCCGCACTGTGTGGGAGCTATTGATGGAACGCATATCCCAATCTGCGCTCCTGGAGGCCGCCCAGATCAGTACGGCAACCGCAAGAACTATTCCTCGATTCTGCTCCAAGGCACAGTTGATCACCGGGGAAGATTTGTGGACGccgaggtggggtggagtgggaagaacCACGATGCCTTCGTGTTCGCCCACTCCGCCTTCTGTGTTGCCATGGATAGTGGCTCACTAATTCCGGGAAACCCTTTCATGGTGGTGGACGGTGTAAGAATACCCCCGGTGGTCATTGCCGATGGAGCCTACCCCATGCGTAGGTGGCTTATGAAGCCCTACGGGAGAACGGCAACCACACAAGCTCAGAAAATGTTTGACACCCGCCTATCGCGagccaggaacgtggtggaatgttgTTTCGGAAGACTGAAGGCCAGGTGGAGGTGTCTGTCACACCGCCTCCAAGTTAGGGAGCACAACGTCATCGCTGTGGTGACAGCATGTGTTGTTTTGCACAACCTCTGTGAAAGCCGGGGACATCCCATCACTGGCCGCGGAGCAGCCCCAGAGACAATACTTGTTTCTCATGGAGAGGGACAAGAGTTGACCACCCATCACAGGCATCTTGCCGAAGGAAAGGTGGTTAGGGATGCCCTGGCCAAGTATATGGGCCTAGATTCGACAAGTTGA